From Ipomoea triloba cultivar NCNSP0323 chromosome 5, ASM357664v1, the proteins below share one genomic window:
- the LOC116020834 gene encoding 25.3 kDa vesicle transport protein, which produces MVKLTIIGRVSDGLPLAKGPRYVHEENEIFTTYKQQGEFILKEISRGDLISSSKMTIRVDHHCFRIMVANGVCFMALCDSSFPRKLAFLYLQDLQQEFDKLDRRLMERAVNPYSFLRLDTIIGNIRRQYVDTRTQANISRLKTGIGEKDLDVSVEDLAEIVNRRRRLDMLETMMAANLSDSPIWGSKKLETIALKWTPITILVVVAVVLLWSSSVHRDEFQ; this is translated from the exons ATGGTGAAATTGACAATAATTGGACGGGTGAGTGATGGGTTGCCGCTTGCCAAAGGTCCAAGATATGTGCATGAAGAAAATGAGATTTTCACCACTTACAAGCAACAAGGAGAGTTCATTCTCAAAGAAATCTCAAGAGGAGACTTGATTTCTTCTTCCAAGATGACCATCCGTGTGGACCACCATTGCTTCAG GATAATGGTTGCAAATGGAGTCTGTTTCATGGCACTGTGTGATTCATCCTTTCCAAGAAAGCTAGCATTCCTTTACCTCCAAGATTTACAGCAGGAGTTTGACAAGCTAGATAGGAGGCTGATGGAGAGAGCTGTAAATCCATATAGCTTTCTCAGACTTG ATACCATCATTGGTAATATCAGAAGGCAATATGTTGATACAAGGACACAGGCAAATATATCCAGGCTGAAAACTGGAATTGGTGAAAAAGATCTTGATGTCAGTGTAGAAGACTTGGCAGAAATAGTAAACCGAAGGCGAAGGCTTG ATATGCTGGAGACTATGATGGCAGCCAATCTGAGTGATTCTCCCATCTGGGGGTCTAAAAAGCTCGAG ACCATTGCTCTGAAATGGACACCGATCACTATACTCGTTGTCGTTGCTGTTGTTCTTCTGTGGAGCAGTTCTGTTCACAGGGATGAGTTCCAATGA
- the LOC116019339 gene encoding transcription factor MYB17-like isoform X1: MGRTPCCNKEGLRKGAWTAEEDKILVAYITKNGHGNWRSLPKLAGLLRCGKSCRLRWTNYLRPGIKRGQFSSEEVDTIIQLHTVLGNKWSAIASHLPGRTDNDIKNFWNSHLRKQGSDPNHQNHQMAHPHGNIDEKVETTLSTNHIVQWDSVSVAPSLLDLPSASKMDHHDPFLRLWNSEVGEAFCSFKKPRGVPCQSPVSSSSKFESSSGITLHSEPASKLLSSADTVEGVPMNCKVEEEEEEDTKSYELVDPSETTLKLLLDFPPVVNDMGFFQGPRDNLSIYLQN, translated from the exons ATGGGAAGAACACCATGCTGTAACAAGGAGGGTTTAAGGAAAGGAGCATGGACAGCTGAAGAAGACAAGATTCTTGTGGCCTACATCACCAAGAATGGACATGGTAACTGGAGATCTCTCCCTAAACTTGCAG GTTTGCTCCGATGTGGGAAGAGTTGCAGGCTTCGGTGGACAAACTACCTTCGCCCTGGCATTAAGCGCGGGCAGTTTAGCTCAGAGGAAGTGGATACTATCATTCAACTGCACACTGTGCTTGGCAACAA GTGGTCTGCTATAGCCTCCCATTTGCCAGGAAGAACAGACAATGATATAAAGAACTTCTGGAACTCGCATTTAAGGAAGCAGGGAAGTGATCCCAACCATCAAAACCACCAGATGGCTCATCCCCATGGCAACATTGATGAAAAGGTGGAAACCACCCTATCAACCAACCACATTGTACAGTGGGATAGTGTATCTGTTGCCCCGTCGCTTCTTGATCTGCCATCAGCAAGTAAAATGGATCACCACGACCCCTTCCTCCGCCTGTGGAATTCTGAAGTTGGAGAAGCGTTTTGCAGTTTCAAGAAACCGCGTGGAGTGCCTTGTCAAAGCCCGGTGTCTTCATCGAGCAAATTCGAGTCGAGTTCTGGGATCACACTGCACTCTGAACCTGCTTCAAAGCTTCTTAGCTCTGCTGACACAGTTGAGGGTGTGCCTATGAACTGCAAAGtcgaggaagaagaagaagaagatactaAATCCTATGAATTGGTCGATCCCTCGGAAACAACACTGAAGCTACTGCTAGATTTTCCTCCCGTTGTAAACGACATGGGATTCTTCCAAGGGCCCAGAGACAACCTCTCCATTTACCTCCAAAACTAA
- the LOC116019339 gene encoding transcription factor MYB17-like isoform X2 — protein MGRTPCCNKEGLRKGAWTAEEDKILVAYITKNGHGLLRCGKSCRLRWTNYLRPGIKRGQFSSEEVDTIIQLHTVLGNKWSAIASHLPGRTDNDIKNFWNSHLRKQGSDPNHQNHQMAHPHGNIDEKVETTLSTNHIVQWDSVSVAPSLLDLPSASKMDHHDPFLRLWNSEVGEAFCSFKKPRGVPCQSPVSSSSKFESSSGITLHSEPASKLLSSADTVEGVPMNCKVEEEEEEDTKSYELVDPSETTLKLLLDFPPVVNDMGFFQGPRDNLSIYLQN, from the exons ATGGGAAGAACACCATGCTGTAACAAGGAGGGTTTAAGGAAAGGAGCATGGACAGCTGAAGAAGACAAGATTCTTGTGGCCTACATCACCAAGAATGGACATG GTTTGCTCCGATGTGGGAAGAGTTGCAGGCTTCGGTGGACAAACTACCTTCGCCCTGGCATTAAGCGCGGGCAGTTTAGCTCAGAGGAAGTGGATACTATCATTCAACTGCACACTGTGCTTGGCAACAA GTGGTCTGCTATAGCCTCCCATTTGCCAGGAAGAACAGACAATGATATAAAGAACTTCTGGAACTCGCATTTAAGGAAGCAGGGAAGTGATCCCAACCATCAAAACCACCAGATGGCTCATCCCCATGGCAACATTGATGAAAAGGTGGAAACCACCCTATCAACCAACCACATTGTACAGTGGGATAGTGTATCTGTTGCCCCGTCGCTTCTTGATCTGCCATCAGCAAGTAAAATGGATCACCACGACCCCTTCCTCCGCCTGTGGAATTCTGAAGTTGGAGAAGCGTTTTGCAGTTTCAAGAAACCGCGTGGAGTGCCTTGTCAAAGCCCGGTGTCTTCATCGAGCAAATTCGAGTCGAGTTCTGGGATCACACTGCACTCTGAACCTGCTTCAAAGCTTCTTAGCTCTGCTGACACAGTTGAGGGTGTGCCTATGAACTGCAAAGtcgaggaagaagaagaagaagatactaAATCCTATGAATTGGTCGATCCCTCGGAAACAACACTGAAGCTACTGCTAGATTTTCCTCCCGTTGTAAACGACATGGGATTCTTCCAAGGGCCCAGAGACAACCTCTCCATTTACCTCCAAAACTAA
- the LOC116019341 gene encoding remorin-like, with protein MAEGEAKKVPGDVAQENATVSAQVVNEREDRDIMLARVEMEKKMSLINAWEDSEKSKAQNKAQKKISEISSWERSKKANIESELNKIEENLERQKAESIEKLQNKIAMIHKSAEEKRAMTEAKRGEDILKAEEMAAKYHATGTAPNKLLGLF; from the exons ATGGCTGAAGGGGAAGCCAAGAAGGTGCCGGGAGATGTAGCTCAGGAGAATGCAACTGTCAGTGCACAAGTTGTCAACGAGAGAGAGGATAGAG ATATAATGCTGGCTCGAGTAGAAATGGAGAAGAAGATGTCCCTCATCAATGCATGGGAAGATAGTGAGAAATCAAAAGCCCAAAACAA AGCTCAGAAGAAGATATCTGAAATCAGTTCATGGGAGAGGAGCAAGAAAGCAAACATAGAATCTGAGCTGAACAAGATTGAG GAGAATCTGGAGAGACAGAAGGCAGAAAGTATAGAAAAACTGCAGAACAAGATTGCCATGATCCACAAATCAGCAGAAGAAAAGAGAGCAATGACTGAAGCGAAACGCGGGGAAGATATTCTCAAGGCAGAGGAGATGGCAGCAAAATATCATGCCACTGGAACTGCTCCAAACAAACTTCTTGGATTGTTCTGA